From Candidatus Woesearchaeota archaeon, one genomic window encodes:
- a CDS encoding 50S ribosomal protein L44e, with product MKLPKTTKRYCPYCKKHTEHAIIFGKKRSPSSMSYGSKYRARKRGQARGHGNLGRYSKPAVTKFKMTGKKQTKKTDLRYECKVCKKQHVQKKGIRAKKVEFKQ from the coding sequence ATGAAGCTGCCAAAAACAACAAAGCGCTACTGCCCTTATTGCAAAAAGCATACAGAGCATGCTATAATCTTCGGCAAGAAGAGAAGCCCGTCTTCAATGTCCTATGGTTCTAAGTACAGAGCCAGAAAAAGAGGCCAGGCAAGAGGCCATGGCAATCTTGGCCGTTATTCAAAGCCCGCTGTCACAAAATTCAAGATGACAGGCAAGAAGCAGACAAAGAAGACTGATCTGAGATACGAATGCAAGGTCTGCAAGAAGCAGCATGTCCAGAAGAAGGGAATAAGGGCCAAAAAAGTGGAATTCAAGCAATAA
- the pfdA gene encoding prefoldin subunit alpha: MEKNEKQKELKEKYMEFQLMNEQFKKLQEQLQMIMQQGIELNNTIGNLDDFKKIGKENDLFVPITGGVFAKAKLLDSEDVLVNVGAGVVIKKPIDDVKTLLSDQLGQMNAVQQEMLANLQMAGERVQQLDDELQDLVKESKE, from the coding sequence TTGGAGAAGAATGAAAAACAGAAGGAGCTGAAAGAGAAATATATGGAGTTCCAGCTGATGAATGAGCAGTTTAAAAAGCTGCAGGAGCAGCTGCAGATGATAATGCAGCAGGGCATTGAACTAAACAATACTATTGGCAATCTTGATGATTTTAAAAAGATAGGGAAAGAGAATGATCTGTTTGTTCCCATTACAGGCGGTGTTTTTGCAAAAGCAAAGTTATTGGACAGCGAGGATGTACTTGTCAATGTTGGTGCAGGAGTTGTTATTAAAAAGCCAATAGATGACGTTAAAACATTATTAAGCGACCAATTAGGGCAGATGAATGCTGTTCAGCAGGAAATGCTGGCTAATCTGCAGATGGCTGGCGAAAGGGTGCAGCAGCTGGATGATGAGCTGCAAGATCTTGTAAAAGAATCCAAAGAGTGA
- a CDS encoding 30S ribosomal protein S27e, with product MKLKEPTSKFIKIRCAKCKNEQICFGKATSVVNCLVCGKPLIEPTGGKTRVKGRVLEVLE from the coding sequence ATGAAACTAAAAGAGCCAACAAGCAAATTCATAAAAATAAGATGCGCCAAATGCAAGAATGAGCAGATATGCTTTGGAAAGGCAACTTCTGTTGTCAACTGCCTTGTCTGCGGTAAGCCATTGATAGAGCCGACTGGAGGCAAGACGCGTGTAAAAGGCCGCGTTCTAGAGGTGCTGGAGTAA
- a CDS encoding nucleotidyltransferase domain-containing protein, which yields MKSKEDHVLELFFENPTKEWHFEEILKEAKLARSKADRWLKQFTKEKLVKRVKERGKMPYYTGNYESPAYKNRKKLFALNKLYDSGFLNHLSSLRKAKTVILFGSFARSDWYKNSDIDLFIYGDPEGLKIGNYEMKLSRNIQLFICHNQQELHKFGLGLIRNIIKGNLIKGDMDFVKVGINA from the coding sequence ATGAAAAGCAAAGAAGATCACGTTCTTGAATTGTTTTTTGAAAATCCGACTAAAGAGTGGCATTTTGAAGAGATATTAAAAGAGGCAAAACTTGCGAGAAGCAAGGCAGACAGATGGCTTAAACAGTTTACTAAAGAAAAGCTGGTTAAAAGAGTAAAAGAAAGGGGCAAAATGCCATATTACACAGGCAATTATGAGTCTCCCGCTTACAAAAACAGGAAGAAATTGTTCGCATTAAACAAGCTTTATGACAGCGGATTTCTGAATCATTTAAGCTCGTTAAGAAAAGCTAAAACAGTCATACTTTTTGGCAGTTTTGCGCGCTCAGACTGGTACAAGAACAGCGATATAGATCTGTTTATTTACGGTGATCCAGAGGGCTTGAAGATAGGAAATTATGAAATGAAGCTCAGCAGGAATATACAGCTCTTTATTTGCCATAACCAGCAAGAACTGCATAAATTTGGGCTTGGATTGATCAGAAACATTATTAAAGGCAATCTTATTAAAGGCGATATGGACTTTGTGAAGGTGGGGATAAATGCCTGA
- the ftsY gene encoding signal recognition particle-docking protein FtsY, whose protein sequence is MFKFLKEKLQKAVSIFSKKAEEEIEEKEEIKEKPAEEEIKTEEKRIEKEEKQAEKKEIKEELKVKEKAAEDEDMTDLEKPKSFFQKIKETFAKKKETKEEPETKPEEKEEIKEKPAEKEIKKIEPTEEEKEHEEIKEEAKAEEKEIEEEPEKKGFFKKISEAITKKAISEERFDELFWDLEVVLLENNVAVEVIEKIKNDMKKEVVEKKIDRFKIEDVIKRTLKNSIEDLFKVENIDLIKKIKEKKEKPYVMIFFGVNGAGKTTNLAKVINFFKKNGLSCIVAASDTFRVAAIEQLEKHCEALDVRMIKHGYGADAAAVAFDAIQHARANKKDVVLIDTAGRQHSNENLMDEMKKIVRVTKPDLKIFVGDSLTGNDAVEQAKQFNESIGIDGIILTKADVDEKGGAAISTSYITKKPILFIGVGQKYDDLKVFEPEMVVRGLGLET, encoded by the coding sequence ATGTTTAAATTTCTAAAGGAAAAGCTGCAGAAGGCTGTTTCTATATTCAGCAAAAAGGCTGAAGAAGAGATTGAAGAAAAAGAGGAGATAAAAGAAAAGCCTGCTGAAGAAGAAATAAAAACCGAAGAAAAGCGCATTGAAAAAGAAGAAAAACAGGCTGAAAAAAAGGAAATAAAAGAGGAATTAAAAGTAAAAGAGAAAGCGGCTGAAGACGAAGATATGACAGATTTGGAAAAGCCAAAATCGTTTTTTCAGAAAATAAAAGAAACATTTGCTAAAAAGAAAGAAACTAAAGAAGAGCCTGAAACCAAGCCAGAAGAAAAAGAGGAGATAAAAGAAAAGCCTGCTGAAAAAGAAATTAAAAAAATAGAGCCAACTGAAGAAGAGAAAGAGCACGAAGAAATAAAAGAAGAGGCAAAAGCTGAAGAAAAAGAAATTGAAGAAGAGCCTGAGAAAAAAGGATTTTTCAAGAAAATATCCGAGGCAATAACTAAGAAAGCTATTTCCGAGGAAAGATTTGATGAGCTGTTCTGGGATCTTGAGGTTGTTTTACTGGAGAATAATGTTGCTGTTGAAGTTATAGAAAAAATAAAGAACGATATGAAAAAAGAGGTTGTTGAAAAGAAGATTGACAGATTTAAGATTGAGGACGTAATCAAAAGAACCCTTAAAAACAGCATTGAAGACTTGTTCAAGGTCGAAAATATTGATTTGATCAAAAAAATAAAGGAGAAAAAAGAAAAGCCATATGTGATGATATTTTTTGGAGTGAATGGAGCCGGCAAGACAACTAATCTGGCAAAAGTGATTAATTTTTTTAAAAAGAATGGCTTAAGCTGTATTGTTGCAGCATCGGACACATTCAGGGTTGCAGCAATCGAGCAATTGGAGAAGCACTGCGAAGCGCTTGATGTCAGGATGATAAAGCACGGTTATGGGGCAGATGCAGCTGCTGTTGCGTTTGATGCAATACAGCATGCAAGAGCAAACAAGAAAGATGTTGTGCTGATAGATACTGCCGGAAGGCAGCACAGCAATGAAAATTTAATGGATGAAATGAAAAAGATTGTGAGGGTTACAAAGCCTGACCTCAAGATATTTGTTGGCGATTCCTTAACAGGAAATGACGCTGTTGAGCAGGCCAAGCAGTTCAACGAGTCAATCGGCATTGACGGAATAATACTGACAAAGGCTGATGTTGATGAGAAAGGAGGGGCTGCGATCTCAACAAGCTACATTACAAAGAAGCCGATCTTGTTCATTGGAGTTGGGCAGAAGTATGATGATCTGAAAGTTTTTGAGCCTGAGATGGTTGTTAGGGGATTGGGATTGGAAACTTGA
- a CDS encoding HEPN domain-containing protein encodes MSEATNKVKWCLDKAKKELQDSNLHRGLVETEKDDELARRHITKAEHNLKAALYLEKGGFSDWSVSAFFYCIYHCFLAILIKFGYASRNQECTLAVIEMLKEEGKIDIDQKFIDALKIEKIEERQESNIIALRENFQYTADLDFKEKEKFNKLVEMCKEAINKTREIVSKTL; translated from the coding sequence ATGTCAGAAGCAACCAATAAGGTTAAATGGTGTTTAGATAAGGCAAAAAAAGAGCTTCAGGACTCTAATCTGCATAGAGGGCTAGTTGAAACAGAAAAAGATGATGAATTGGCTAGAAGGCACATAACGAAAGCAGAGCATAACTTAAAAGCTGCCCTTTATCTTGAAAAAGGAGGGTTTTCAGACTGGTCTGTATCAGCATTCTTTTATTGCATCTATCATTGTTTCCTGGCCATCCTCATAAAATTTGGTTATGCATCAAGAAATCAAGAATGCACCCTGGCGGTAATAGAAATGCTTAAAGAGGAAGGGAAAATAGATATTGACCAAAAGTTCATAGATGCCTTAAAGATAGAAAAGATAGAAGAAAGGCAGGAGAGCAATATAATCGCCTTAAGGGAGAATTTCCAGTACACTGCTGATTTGGATTTTAAAGAAAAAGAGAAATTTAATAAACTGGTTGAAATGTGCAAAGAAGCGATAAACAAAACGAGAGAGATCGTATCAAAGACTTTGTAA
- a CDS encoding ScpA family protein: protein MPNNESIFKMIVEEDELTWQTILYDLVRTEQMDPWDIDISLLTQKYIGLVKQLKQMDFRISGKVLLAAAILLKIKSNRLVGEDLDVLDRLISVSEQGDDEAFLDVLEETRGEPDAEKAKLIPRTPQPRKRKVSIYDLVGALEQALEVKRRRVLSRMPVTDFEIPKKGVDMTLVVRDVYRKIKDFFVFHKRSKLTFSNLVPSQSKEDKVYTFIPLLHLTHQRKIDLWQYEHFGEIEVELLRTQRQADKELGMI from the coding sequence ATGCCAAACAACGAGAGTATCTTCAAGATGATCGTCGAAGAAGATGAGTTGACATGGCAGACGATTCTTTATGATCTTGTCAGGACAGAGCAGATGGACCCCTGGGACATTGATATTTCGCTTCTGACCCAGAAATACATAGGGCTGGTCAAACAGCTAAAGCAAATGGATTTCAGGATTTCCGGGAAAGTGCTGCTTGCTGCCGCCATACTTCTTAAAATAAAGTCAAACCGCTTAGTTGGAGAAGATTTAGATGTATTAGACCGGCTGATTTCAGTAAGCGAGCAGGGCGATGATGAGGCATTCCTTGATGTGCTGGAGGAAACAAGAGGGGAGCCGGATGCTGAAAAGGCAAAGCTGATTCCAAGGACTCCGCAGCCAAGGAAAAGAAAGGTTTCGATTTATGACCTTGTGGGCGCATTAGAACAGGCATTGGAAGTCAAAAGAAGAAGGGTTCTGAGCAGAATGCCTGTAACTGATTTTGAAATCCCTAAAAAGGGCGTTGATATGACTCTTGTTGTAAGGGATGTTTACAGGAAGATCAAGGATTTCTTTGTATTTCATAAAAGATCAAAGCTGACATTCTCGAATCTTGTGCCTTCGCAAAGCAAGGAAGACAAAGTATATACATTTATTCCGCTGCTTCATCTGACTCACCAGAGGAAAATAGACCTTTGGCAGTACGAGCATTTCGGGGAGATTGAAGTTGAGCTGTTGAGGACGCAAAGACAGGCGGATAAAGAGCTTGGGATGATTTGA
- a CDS encoding DEAD/DEAH box helicase yields the protein MHLNDIKSKIPKDLFSTLEQLDIKELRPCQEKSISKGLLEGKNLLVCTPTASGKTLVAELAAISSIMEGRGKAIYIVPLKALANEKFKEFSNKYGKFIKIALSIGDIDSADSYLIDYDFIICTAEKLDSLIRHHTPWLKYVRTIIIDEIHLMNDPGRGPTLEILLTILREILKNVQLIALSATIGNPEELAEWLNAELIIDSWRPVELRKGIYLDGKIEFKEKEEK from the coding sequence ATGCACCTTAACGATATCAAATCAAAAATCCCCAAAGACTTATTTAGCACGCTGGAACAGTTAGACATAAAAGAACTGCGTCCCTGCCAGGAAAAATCAATAAGCAAAGGCCTTCTTGAAGGAAAGAATCTTCTGGTTTGCACGCCAACTGCATCCGGAAAAACATTGGTTGCAGAGTTGGCTGCCATAAGCTCAATAATGGAAGGCAGGGGAAAAGCCATCTACATCGTTCCTCTGAAAGCATTGGCAAATGAAAAATTCAAAGAATTTTCAAATAAATACGGCAAATTCATTAAAATCGCATTATCAATAGGCGACATTGATTCTGCAGACTCCTATCTCATTGATTATGACTTCATAATATGCACTGCTGAAAAGCTGGATTCATTGATAAGGCATCATACTCCGTGGCTTAAGTATGTCAGAACAATCATCATAGATGAAATCCATCTGATGAATGATCCGGGCAGAGGCCCGACTTTGGAGATCCTGCTCACAATCCTGAGGGAGATTCTGAAAAATGTGCAGCTGATCGCCCTCTCCGCAACAATAGGCAACCCGGAGGAGCTTGCAGAATGGCTCAATGCAGAACTCATCATTGACAGCTGGAGGCCTGTAGAGCTGCGCAAGGGGATTTATTTAGATGGAAAAATAGAATTTAAAGAAAAAGAAGAAAAATAA
- a CDS encoding 30S ribosomal protein S17e encodes MGRIKTQLIKRTSKKLVVDHKQDFKKDFNENKQLVAKYIDVTGKKMKNIIAGYVTRMMKAGERRRRSVRIEEENYGGGDKNDRRQQQHIYRK; translated from the coding sequence ATGGGACGAATTAAAACGCAGTTAATCAAGAGAACTTCGAAGAAGCTTGTTGTTGATCATAAGCAGGATTTCAAGAAAGATTTCAATGAAAATAAGCAGTTAGTGGCTAAATACATAGATGTAACCGGCAAAAAAATGAAGAACATCATAGCAGGCTATGTTACAAGAATGATGAAAGCAGGGGAGCGCAGGAGAAGAAGCGTCAGGATAGAGGAAGAGAATTATGGCGGGGGCGATAAAAATGACAGAAGACAGCAACAACATATTTATAGGAAGTAA
- a CDS encoding YgiQ family radical SAM protein has product MAELNMQDMQQYDVILVSGEYYADHPMSAAGILVRVLQDKGYSVAVIEKPDWKTDKDFLKFGRPKLFFGVTSGSIDSMLVNYTPLKKLRSEDKKHPYYSGIPDRAVIVYCNKLRQLFKDSVLVIGGIEASMRRFTHYDYWNNGLRKSILFDSRANILVYGSGEYQIIEIADKLKQGKSIENIEGTCIVSDNAPKDFEIIPSYEEASEDKKVFCRMQLMFSQKKNIAQKTADKYVLQYKAHNYTAQELDYIYGLDYSRDIPKKFPEFRMAQFSVVTHRGCIGDCNFCSISLHQGSRIVSRSEKSILDELKKITKHKDFKGYIDDFGGASANMYGMDCVKCDNSICMSCKHLDKSHSRLVHLMREARKIPGIKKIFIRSGIRYDLAVESEEYVKELSKYHISGCLKIAPEHFSEKVLKLMNKSSKSFDKFKQMFDKYNLPLNQSLKYYFMTGHPGSTLDEVEVLAAKLGKLKNTESVQLFTPTPMTVSTCMYYTGLNPYTLEKVYIPYTYNEKKKQKNILYS; this is encoded by the coding sequence ATGGCTGAATTAAATATGCAGGATATGCAGCAATATGATGTCATTCTGGTAAGCGGGGAATATTATGCAGATCATCCGATGTCTGCTGCCGGCATCCTGGTCAGAGTTTTACAAGACAAAGGCTATTCTGTGGCTGTAATTGAAAAGCCGGATTGGAAAACAGATAAAGATTTCTTAAAATTCGGCAGGCCTAAATTATTTTTCGGAGTTACTTCCGGCTCAATTGATTCGATGCTGGTTAATTATACCCCTTTGAAAAAATTAAGGTCTGAAGACAAAAAACACCCGTATTATTCAGGAATCCCTGACAGGGCTGTAATTGTATATTGCAATAAGCTGAGGCAGTTATTTAAGGATTCTGTTCTGGTGATCGGCGGAATAGAAGCTTCTATGAGGAGATTTACGCATTATGACTATTGGAATAATGGCCTGAGAAAGAGCATATTGTTTGATTCAAGGGCAAATATCCTTGTTTATGGAAGCGGGGAATACCAGATAATTGAGATAGCTGATAAGCTAAAACAAGGAAAAAGCATTGAAAATATAGAGGGCACCTGCATTGTTTCAGATAATGCTCCAAAAGATTTTGAAATAATTCCCTCCTATGAAGAAGCCTCAGAAGACAAAAAAGTTTTCTGCAGGATGCAGCTGATGTTTTCGCAAAAAAAGAATATTGCGCAAAAAACAGCAGATAAATACGTTTTGCAGTATAAGGCGCACAATTATACAGCTCAGGAATTGGATTACATCTATGGATTAGATTATTCAAGGGATATCCCGAAAAAATTCCCGGAATTCAGGATGGCTCAGTTCAGTGTTGTAACCCATCGCGGCTGCATAGGTGATTGCAATTTCTGCTCAATTTCCCTGCATCAGGGAAGCAGGATCGTTTCAAGAAGCGAAAAATCAATTTTAGATGAATTGAAAAAAATTACAAAACACAAAGATTTCAAAGGATACATTGATGATTTTGGCGGGGCTTCCGCAAATATGTACGGCATGGATTGTGTGAAATGCGATAATAGCATTTGTATGAGCTGCAAACATTTAGATAAATCGCATTCAAGGCTCGTGCATCTTATGAGAGAAGCCAGGAAAATACCCGGGATAAAAAAGATTTTCATAAGATCGGGAATAAGATATGATCTGGCTGTTGAAAGCGAAGAATATGTAAAAGAATTATCAAAATATCACATAAGCGGATGCTTAAAAATAGCACCGGAGCATTTTTCTGAAAAAGTGCTTAAGCTTATGAACAAATCAAGCAAAAGTTTTGATAAGTTTAAGCAGATGTTTGATAAATATAATCTGCCTTTAAATCAGTCTTTAAAATACTATTTCATGACAGGGCATCCAGGAAGCACTCTTGATGAAGTTGAGGTATTGGCTGCAAAATTAGGCAAACTAAAAAATACAGAAAGCGTTCAATTATTTACGCCAACACCGATGACAGTATCAACATGTATGTATTATACCGGATTAAATCCCTACACCTTGGAAAAGGTTTACATTCCCTATACTTATAATGAGAAGAAAAAGCAAAAAAATATTCTTTACAGCTAA
- a CDS encoding 2,3-bisphosphoglycerate-dependent phosphoglycerate mutase — MKLKIYIFRHAQTYYNRRHYFTGWKDSKLTPFGIKQAKALAKKLKNKEIDVSYRTHLLRSKDTLKEILKYHPECKKIIEDDRMIERSYGDLEGKSHKEFIQTEGEDSYKTLLHWHKIDHLHGKERENFIQQVGESELHIIRRSYSVSPPHGESIKMVEKRVLQFIKDLLKKMKKEKINVAISAHGNSMRPFRRYFEHLSKEEMMKLENPFDDYFEYAINA, encoded by the coding sequence ATGAAATTGAAGATTTATATTTTTAGGCATGCTCAGACATACTATAATAGAAGGCATTATTTTACAGGCTGGAAGGACTCCAAATTAACCCCGTTCGGCATAAAACAAGCCAAAGCATTAGCAAAAAAATTAAAGAATAAAGAAATAGATGTTTCTTATCGCACTCATCTTTTACGATCGAAGGACACATTGAAAGAAATATTAAAATATCACCCTGAGTGTAAAAAAATCATTGAAGATGACCGGATGATTGAGCGCTCATATGGTGATTTAGAGGGAAAGTCGCACAAAGAGTTCATACAAACCGAAGGCGAAGATTCTTATAAAACATTGCTGCATTGGCATAAAATAGACCATCTGCATGGGAAAGAAAGAGAAAATTTCATTCAGCAAGTGGGGGAATCTGAGTTGCACATTATACGAAGATCTTATAGTGTTTCCCCGCCGCACGGAGAGAGCATTAAGATGGTTGAAAAACGAGTTCTGCAATTTATTAAAGATCTCTTGAAAAAAATGAAAAAAGAGAAGATTAATGTTGCCATTTCTGCCCATGGTAATTCAATGAGGCCGTTCAGAAGATATTTTGAGCATCTCAGCAAGGAAGAGATGATGAAGCTGGAAAATCCGTTTGACGATTATTTTGAGTATGCTATCAATGCTTAA
- a CDS encoding RNA-protein complex protein Nop10: MSAHILKCIGCGKYTLKEVCDCGGKAVSARPPKYSPEDKYGEYRRKAKKEEFEKKGLV; this comes from the coding sequence ATGAGTGCGCATATTTTGAAATGCATTGGATGCGGAAAATATACATTAAAAGAAGTTTGCGATTGCGGCGGCAAGGCAGTAAGCGCAAGGCCGCCAAAATATTCTCCTGAAGACAAGTATGGGGAATACAGGCGAAAGGCAAAAAAAGAAGAGTTTGAGAAAAAGGGGCTGGTATGA
- a CDS encoding S1 RNA-binding domain-containing protein: MFFKKTGFPEEDELVLCTVTDIQYHSVFCGLDEYGRMGMIHISEVAPGRIRNIYDFVKKDKKVVCKVLRIDSEKGHIDLSLRRVTETQKKNKLDQVKKEQLAEKIIEQAAKELSIDVTKLYDSIAGIILKKYSRIYACFYDIVEGKTSLELLGIEKKTAKSLEELVKSRIKKQQVAINGELMLKSYQPNGIEIVKDALKNAKISDKLTIRYKGGGKYVVDVNADDYKEAENLLNTAMDNATSFIKKKNGEGAFVRIK, encoded by the coding sequence ATGTTTTTCAAAAAAACAGGTTTTCCCGAAGAGGATGAACTCGTTTTATGCACTGTAACTGACATCCAATATCATTCTGTTTTCTGCGGCCTTGATGAATATGGAAGAATGGGCATGATTCATATTTCAGAAGTTGCTCCTGGAAGAATAAGGAACATCTACGATTTTGTAAAGAAGGACAAAAAAGTTGTCTGCAAAGTACTGAGAATTGACTCAGAAAAAGGCCATATTGACCTTTCTTTAAGAAGAGTCACAGAAACTCAAAAGAAAAACAAGCTGGACCAGGTCAAAAAAGAGCAGCTGGCTGAAAAGATAATCGAGCAGGCTGCAAAAGAGCTGAGCATCGATGTTACAAAATTATATGATTCAATTGCAGGCATTATTCTTAAAAAATATTCCCGTATCTATGCCTGCTTTTATGACATTGTTGAAGGCAAAACAAGCTTGGAATTATTGGGCATTGAGAAAAAAACTGCAAAGAGCTTGGAAGAGCTTGTAAAATCAAGAATAAAAAAACAGCAGGTTGCAATAAACGGAGAGCTTATGCTGAAAAGCTACCAGCCGAATGGGATCGAAATAGTAAAAGATGCCTTAAAAAATGCAAAGATATCTGACAAGCTCACAATAAGATACAAGGGAGGCGGCAAATATGTTGTTGATGTAAATGCCGATGATTACAAGGAAGCTGAGAACCTGCTTAACACGGCAATGGATAATGCTACATCATTTATCAAGAAAAAGAATGGCGAAGGTGCATTCGTCAGAATAAAATGA
- a CDS encoding PAC2 family protein, translating into MMWEIKKVAAIPKLNNPILIEGMPGIGNVGKIAEDFLIDDLKAKKAYDFFSYDFPHSVFVNEDNLVELPKIGMYYKKFNDKRNDLLLLGGDIQPVNEGACFEFCDKVLDIIEKNNVKEIITLGGIGLQSAPKKSKVYCTGNSKEIIKKYKEGVDVEDKIYGTVGPIIGVSGVLLGMAKRRNINAVTFLAETFGHPMHIGIKESQEILKVLDKKLKLGLNLKKLEKDINNLEKEMIQKTKNLSEAIKQTSLKGMKSKFKDTNYIG; encoded by the coding sequence ATGATGTGGGAGATTAAAAAGGTTGCAGCAATTCCGAAGCTCAACAATCCTATTCTGATAGAAGGCATGCCCGGCATCGGCAATGTCGGAAAAATAGCAGAGGATTTTCTGATAGATGACCTCAAGGCAAAAAAAGCCTACGATTTCTTCTCTTATGATTTTCCCCATTCTGTTTTTGTGAATGAAGACAATCTTGTCGAGCTGCCCAAAATAGGCATGTATTATAAAAAGTTCAATGATAAAAGGAACGATCTTCTGCTTCTGGGAGGCGATATACAGCCTGTCAACGAAGGGGCATGTTTTGAGTTCTGCGACAAAGTGCTTGACATAATTGAAAAGAACAATGTAAAGGAAATAATAACTCTTGGCGGGATTGGCCTGCAGTCTGCCCCTAAAAAATCAAAAGTTTATTGCACTGGCAATTCAAAGGAAATAATAAAGAAATACAAAGAAGGCGTTGATGTCGAAGACAAGATTTACGGCACTGTCGGCCCGATAATCGGCGTATCAGGCGTTTTGCTTGGCATGGCTAAAAGAAGAAACATAAATGCTGTTACTTTCCTTGCTGAAACATTTGGCCATCCAATGCATATAGGCATCAAAGAAAGCCAGGAGATATTGAAAGTCCTTGATAAAAAACTGAAACTCGGCCTTAATTTGAAAAAGCTTGAAAAAGACATAAATAACCTTGAAAAAGAGATGATTCAGAAGACAAAAAATTTAAGCGAAGCTATAAAGCAGACAAGCTTAAAGGGGATGAAAAGCAAGTTCAAGGACACTAATTATATCGGATAA
- the eno gene encoding phosphopyruvate hydratase, whose product MANEIKAIKAREILSSGSTPSIEVKCELESGAVGIASVPYGASAGIHEAFVLLDGDKKRYDGKGMLKAVENVNVKIASVLKGKDASNQLEIDKTMIKLDGSENKKNLGANAILGVSVAVARAMANEKKVPLYKYIREAFKLDIKDWRLPNPMMVVIEGGKHADKSTDFQEYMVSPIGGRSVKENVRAGIEVYLQLKKVFKEIGLNTNVGNEGAFATSLNIKQPDVTITGAFAPASMGSNEMPFDLILKAIKDAGHQAGKDVAISIDPAVSELFDKEKGKYVLNNEGGKEFTSEELIDYFSRWIEKYPIITLEDGLSEDDWDGWVKLTKKLGNKISVIGDDLTVTNSKRLQKAIDMKAMNAILIKLNQIGTLSETIECCMLARKHGFMTVISHRGGGETNDTAMVDLAVAVNSGFIKVGPSRGERVEKYNRLMEIEDELGSKAKVAGKDFRKIV is encoded by the coding sequence ATGGCGAATGAAATTAAGGCAATAAAGGCAAGAGAAATACTAAGTTCTGGCTCAACTCCATCAATTGAAGTTAAATGCGAATTGGAATCAGGCGCTGTTGGCATAGCTTCTGTCCCTTACGGTGCTTCTGCTGGAATTCATGAGGCTTTTGTTCTTTTAGACGGGGACAAGAAAAGATATGATGGAAAAGGGATGCTCAAGGCTGTTGAAAATGTAAATGTAAAAATAGCATCTGTACTAAAAGGCAAAGATGCTTCAAATCAGCTTGAAATAGACAAGACAATGATTAAATTAGACGGCAGCGAGAATAAGAAAAATCTGGGAGCTAATGCAATACTTGGTGTGAGTGTGGCTGTAGCAAGGGCAATGGCTAATGAAAAAAAAGTGCCTCTTTATAAATATATAAGAGAAGCGTTTAAGCTGGATATAAAAGATTGGAGACTGCCAAATCCTATGATGGTGGTTATTGAAGGCGGAAAGCATGCAGATAAATCAACCGACTTCCAGGAGTATATGGTTTCTCCAATAGGCGGCCGGTCTGTGAAAGAGAATGTAAGAGCCGGGATTGAAGTTTATTTGCAGTTAAAAAAAGTTTTCAAGGAAATCGGGCTTAACACAAATGTTGGGAATGAGGGGGCCTTTGCAACATCTTTAAATATCAAACAGCCAGATGTAACAATAACAGGAGCATTTGCTCCAGCATCAATGGGATCTAATGAGATGCCTTTTGATCTTATCTTAAAAGCAATAAAAGACGCAGGCCACCAGGCAGGCAAGGACGTTGCTATTTCCATAGACCCGGCCGTCTCTGAACTATTTGACAAAGAAAAAGGGAAGTATGTTCTTAATAATGAAGGCGGCAAAGAGTTTACTTCAGAAGAGCTTATCGATTATTTCTCAAGATGGATTGAAAAATACCCAATAATTACATTAGAAGATGGTTTAAGTGAAGATGATTGGGATGGCTGGGTAAAATTAACAAAAAAATTAGGAAATAAAATATCTGTTATTGGTGATGATCTTACAGTAACCAATTCAAAAAGACTGCAAAAAGCCATTGATATGAAAGCAATGAATGCAATTTTGATAAAATTAAATCAAATAGGAACATTATCAGAGACTATTGAGTGTTGTATGCTGGCGAGAAAACATGGCTTTATGACAGTTATAAGCCATCGTGGCGGCGGTGAAACAAATGATACAGCAATGGTTGATCTGGCTGTCGCTGTTAACTCTGGCTTTATCAAGGTAGGTCCTTCTCGTGGGGAAAGAGTGGAAAAATACAACAGATTAATGGAAATAGAGGACGAATTAGGAAGCAAAGCAAAAGTGGCAGGAAAGGATTTTAGGAAGATTGTCTGA